In the genome of Phlebotomus papatasi isolate M1 chromosome 2, Ppap_2.1, whole genome shotgun sequence, one region contains:
- the LOC129801710 gene encoding mitochondrial ribonuclease P protein 1 homolog — MYNFTNIRAFFIRILPTTLSRINLAQNFVIRNSSSQSNLANIANKIQNDPERERKLKVLMLEVDVFRQEGRKAPDPEKLTSDHWNHLLTLKTRSSRQKFYSYLWQIEKKKENARRKREEEKAEIAEKRTEKMKLVAEQEHIVYGLNFTSMFMRIYDSTINMWMNNRLTRAMQFAPKIVIDCSYEEHMNRAEASNCAKQLMLTFAENRQANDPFDLHFCSVNFEACGARLFQKLIPRLLDADFPINVHKQSHLDLFPKERLVYLTPHCRNEMTSYDPDDIYIIGAMVDKRNTDPLSLAKAKRQKLRMAKLPLDKYLQWGSGSGKSLTINQMISILLVLKGTSNWEEALKIVPRRKIEAIESNEEWIEKRLRSLKYSPRS; from the coding sequence atgtataatttcACTAATATTCGcgcatttttcattagaattttaCCTACTACATTGTCAAGAATCAATCttgcgcaaaattttgttattcgGAATTCATCTTCACAGTCAAATCTGGCAAATATTGCTAACAAGATACAAAATGATCCGGAAAGGGAGAGGAAGCTTAAAGTACTGATGTTGGAGGTGGATGTGTTCCGACAGGAGGGAAGAAAAGCCCCAGACCCAGAAAAACTCACCAGTGACCACTGGAATCATTTACTAACTCTCAAAACGAGATCTTCACGGCAAAAGTTCTACTCATACCTCTGGCAGATTGAGAAGAAGAAAGAGAATGCAAGGCGGAAGCGTGAAGAAGAAAAAGCAGAAATAGCAGAAAAAAGGACTGAGAAGATGAAGCTTGTTGCTGAACAGGAGCACATTGTGTATGGCTTGAATTTTACATCAATGTTCATGAGAATATACGACAGTACAATTAATATGTGGATGAATAATCGCTTGACCAGAGCAATGCAGTTTGCTCCGAAGATCGTGATTGATTGTTCATACGAGGAGCATATGAACAGGGCTGAGGCTTCAAATTGTGCCAAGCAATTGATGCTGACATTTGCAGAAAATAGACAGGCGAATGATCCCTTTGACCTTCATTTCTGCAGCGTCAATTTTGAAGCCTGTGGAGCTCGTTTGTTCCAGAAATTAATCCCACGATTGTTGGACGCTGATTTTCCCATAAATGTCCACAAACAGAGTCACTTGGATCTCTTCCCAAAAGAGAGACTCGTTTACTTAACCCCACATTGTCGCAATGAGATGACTTCATACGATCCCGACGATATCTACATAATTGGAGCGATGGTGGACAAGAGAAATACTGATCCCCTCTCTCTGGCTAAAGCAAAGCGTCAGAAATTGCGAATGGCCAAATTGCCCCTAGACAAATACCTTCAATGGGGTTCAGGATCTGGAAAATCCCTCACCATCAATCAAATGATCAGCATTCTCCTAGTTCTCAAAGGCACCTCTAACTGGGAAGAGGCTCTAAAAATTGTTCCCAGGCGGAAGATTGAAGCAATCGAATCGAATGAGGAGTGGATAGAAAAGCGTCTTCGAAGTCTCAAATATTCACCAAGATcgtga
- the LOC129801722 gene encoding splicing factor 3B subunit 5, whose protein sequence is MGDRYNIHSQLEHLQSKYIGTGHSDTTKYEWLTNQHRDSLASYMGHYDLLSYFAIAENESKARVRFNLMERMLQPCGSVPEPDKHED, encoded by the exons ATGGGGGATAGATACAACATACACAGTCAATTGGAGCATCTCCAAAGCAAATACATTGGTACAGGTCACAGTGATACCACAAAATACGAGTGGCTCACAAATCAACACA gAGACTCCCTGGCCAGCTATATGGGTCACTACGATCTTCTTAGCTACTTTGCTATCGCAGAAAATGAATCAAAGGCGCGAGTGAGGTTCAATCTTATGGAGAGGATGCTGCAACCTTGCGGCTCAGTTCCTGAGCCAGATAAACACGAAGATTAG